A region of archaeon BMS3Bbin15 DNA encodes the following proteins:
- the rplC gene encoding 50S ribosomal protein L3, whose amino-acid sequence MTKAHHPRRGSLGYSPRKKVASPIPKIRSWPNINEVKLLGFAGYKAGMTHVVIIDDRKDSISSGEEITRAVTVIETPPLAIFGVRLYGRNTYGLYVLDEFWVKELAKQFSRAVLVPKKNEKSIEDLESLLDETVEVRALVHTQPWLTGIGQKKPEIMEYSVSGNVKEAFELVKNKLGGTISIGDIFQDGEYVDFMGITKGKGFQGTLKRWGTKHLPRKTRNGRRTAGNLGPTTPSAMMWRVPQSGQMGYHHRTEYNKRILNIVTGDNPIDITPKGGFLSYGIVKNDYILVDGSIAGPRKHLVRFRQGIRKKKTGGTVKKPEINYISLESKQGV is encoded by the coding sequence ATGACAAAGGCACACCATCCACGTAGAGGTTCATTAGGCTACAGTCCAAGGAAGAAAGTTGCCTCTCCAATTCCGAAAATAAGGAGTTGGCCTAATATCAATGAGGTAAAACTTCTTGGGTTTGCTGGTTACAAAGCTGGAATGACCCATGTTGTAATAATAGATGATAGAAAGGATAGCATATCTTCCGGTGAAGAAATAACAAGAGCTGTAACTGTGATTGAAACCCCTCCTCTTGCCATCTTTGGAGTGAGACTTTACGGCAGAAACACCTATGGGCTCTATGTTCTGGATGAATTCTGGGTAAAAGAACTTGCAAAACAATTTTCAAGAGCTGTATTGGTGCCCAAGAAGAATGAAAAGAGCATAGAAGATTTGGAGAGCCTTCTTGACGAAACCGTCGAGGTCAGGGCTTTAGTACACACCCAGCCATGGCTTACAGGAATAGGACAGAAGAAGCCTGAGATTATGGAGTATTCTGTTTCAGGAAATGTTAAGGAAGCCTTTGAACTGGTAAAGAATAAACTGGGCGGAACCATTAGTATAGGTGATATTTTTCAGGATGGCGAATATGTTGATTTTATGGGTATCACTAAAGGCAAGGGTTTTCAGGGTACTCTCAAACGCTGGGGAACCAAACATCTGCCAAGAAAGACAAGAAATGGGAGAAGGACTGCAGGAAACCTTGGTCCTACAACACCTTCTGCCATGATGTGGCGTGTGCCCCAGAGTGGACAGATGGGTTACCATCACAGAACAGAATACAATAAGAGAATACTCAATATAGTAACCGGTGATAATCCAATAGACATAACCCCTAAAGGTGGTTTTCTGAGCTATGGTATTGTTAAGAATGATTATATACTGGTAGATGGTTCGATAGCTGGGCCGAGAAAACATCTTGTCAGGTTCAGACAAGGTATAAGGAAAAAGAAAACAGGTGGAACTGTAAAGAAGCCTGAAATTAATTACATAAGCCTGGAATCCAAGCAGGGTGTATGA
- a CDS encoding 50S ribosomal protein L4P, with translation MTMTMKLNIYSIKGDKKGEVDLPVGFDTPVRYDLIKRAVLAQQSHRLQPKAPNRLAGKRTSAASWGPGHGASRVPRVKGSRYSAAGRAAFAPGTVGGRRAHPPTVERNLYEKVNKKEKKLATASALAATTLREIVEARGHRIGNVKEIPLVVEDSLEEISKAKDVKEFFETVGVTEDIERARVRKIRVGKGKMRGRKYRKKKSLLIVVGEDKGISRGAGNFPGVDVVLAKNVSPEDLAPGTHPGRLCIYTESALKDIEGRLS, from the coding sequence ATGACAATGACAATGAAGCTCAATATTTATTCAATTAAAGGTGATAAAAAAGGAGAGGTTGACTTACCTGTGGGATTTGATACGCCGGTGAGGTATGACTTGATTAAAAGGGCGGTTTTAGCTCAGCAATCTCACAGGCTTCAGCCCAAAGCTCCCAATCGTCTTGCAGGTAAAAGGACATCTGCAGCCTCATGGGGACCCGGGCATGGTGCGTCAAGAGTTCCCAGAGTCAAGGGTTCAAGATATTCTGCTGCAGGTAGGGCTGCCTTTGCTCCCGGTACGGTTGGCGGAAGAAGAGCCCATCCTCCCACTGTTGAGAGGAATCTCTATGAGAAGGTAAACAAAAAGGAGAAGAAGCTTGCCACTGCTTCAGCTCTTGCAGCCACAACTTTAAGGGAGATAGTTGAAGCGAGAGGTCACAGAATCGGCAATGTAAAGGAGATTCCACTTGTTGTAGAAGACTCTCTTGAAGAGATTTCAAAGGCAAAGGATGTAAAAGAATTTTTTGAAACTGTTGGCGTAACTGAAGATATTGAAAGGGCAAGAGTCAGAAAGATTAGGGTTGGCAAAGGCAAAATGCGAGGCAGAAAATATAGAAAGAAGAAATCTCTGCTAATAGTTGTGGGCGAGGATAAAGGAATCTCCAGAGGTGCAGGAAACTTCCCTGGCGTTGATGTTGTCCTTGCAAAGAATGTCAGTCCGGAAGATCTGGCACCAGGTACACATCCAGGGAGACTCTGTATTTATACTGAGAGTGCTCTGAAAGATATTGAAGGGAGGTTATCATAA
- the rplW gene encoding 50S ribosomal protein L23: MHHEEIIIYPTVTEKTMKTLETENRFVFMVKRQANKRQIKEAVESLYEVKVTSVRTLITPKGEKKAFVRLAPEFKAEEIATRIGIF; this comes from the coding sequence ATGCATCATGAGGAAATCATAATTTATCCTACTGTAACAGAAAAAACAATGAAAACTCTGGAGACTGAGAACAGATTCGTGTTCATGGTTAAGAGGCAGGCAAATAAGAGGCAGATAAAGGAAGCAGTGGAAAGCCTATATGAAGTTAAAGTTACAAGCGTCAGAACTTTAATCACACCAAAAGGCGAGAAAAAAGCTTTCGTAAGGCTTGCTCCAGAGTTTAAGGCAGAAGAAATAGCTACAAGGATTGGAATATTTTAG
- the rplB gene encoding 50S ribosomal protein L2 codes for MGKRITSQRRGHGGSTYRAPSHRYVVDLKYRRYDEAEKKDKVEAVVKDIIPAPERSAPLLCVEYKESGKGYMLGIEGIKVGDTVEIGVKAKISFGNVLPLANMPDGTPVCNIENTPGDYGSLVRASGNYALVINHEGDNVTVQLPSGSLKTMKSRCRATVGVVAGGGRLDKPVMKAGKHYHMIKPKAKYWPVVRKVAMNAINHPFGGGSHSPGKPTTVSRRMPPGRKVGLIAARRTGRR; via the coding sequence ATGGGCAAGCGTATTACATCTCAGAGACGTGGGCATGGTGGGAGCACTTATAGAGCTCCTTCCCACAGATATGTTGTTGATTTAAAGTACAGGAGATATGACGAGGCAGAGAAGAAAGACAAGGTAGAAGCTGTTGTTAAAGACATAATTCCTGCACCTGAAAGGAGCGCTCCTCTTCTATGTGTAGAATACAAAGAAAGTGGCAAAGGTTATATGCTTGGTATAGAAGGCATTAAAGTTGGAGACACTGTTGAGATTGGAGTAAAGGCAAAGATATCTTTTGGGAATGTTCTACCTCTTGCCAATATGCCAGACGGCACGCCTGTATGTAATATAGAGAATACCCCTGGCGATTATGGTTCTCTTGTAAGAGCCTCAGGCAACTATGCTCTTGTTATAAATCATGAGGGTGATAATGTAACAGTGCAGCTTCCCAGCGGCAGCCTCAAGACAATGAAATCTAGATGCAGAGCAACAGTGGGTGTGGTTGCAGGAGGAGGCAGATTGGATAAACCTGTGATGAAGGCAGGTAAACATTATCACATGATTAAACCAAAGGCAAAATACTGGCCTGTTGTAAGGAAAGTGGCTATGAATGCTATAAATCACCCATTTGGTGGTGGTTCACACTCTCCAGGTAAGCCAACAACAGTTTCAAGGAGAATGCCTCCAGGCAGGAAGGTTGGACTTATAGCAGCCAGACGTACAGGAAGGAGATAG
- the rpsS gene encoding 30S ribosomal protein S19, with protein sequence MARKVFKYHGNTLEELKEMGVDNFIELLPARQRRTLNRGLSQRHKKLLEKIKQSRTKERVRLRTHTRDMIILPDMVGLTIEVYNGKEFQRVDIQEEMVGHYLGEFALTRRRVQHGSPGMGATRSSMYVPLK encoded by the coding sequence ATGGCAAGAAAAGTTTTTAAATATCACGGTAACACCCTTGAAGAACTTAAGGAAATGGGGGTGGATAATTTCATAGAGCTTCTCCCTGCAAGACAGAGGCGCACTTTAAATCGAGGTCTTTCGCAGAGACATAAAAAGCTTCTTGAGAAGATAAAACAATCAAGAACAAAAGAAAGGGTCAGGCTGAGAACACATACGAGAGATATGATAATCCTACCCGATATGGTAGGTTTAACTATAGAGGTCTACAATGGAAAAGAGTTCCAGAGAGTTGATATCCAGGAAGAGATGGTAGGTCATTACCTTGGTGAGTTTGCTCTCACAAGGAGAAGAGTACAGCACGGTTCCCCAGGTATGGGTGCTACAAGGTCAAGTATGTATGTACCTCTCAAGTAA
- the rplV gene encoding 50S ribosomal protein L22 → MSKIGYSFKIEDENGVAKVTGRALRISPKWSIELAREVRGKKLTQAKNYLDDIIEQRRSLPLKRFKKGVAHRSDLVKADAGRYPKKASQHFLELLESAEKNAEYKGMDVDKLYVKHIIAQRGPIIRGFRSRAYGRASPSNTQTTHVQIILEER, encoded by the coding sequence ATGTCAAAAATAGGATATTCCTTTAAAATTGAAGATGAAAATGGAGTTGCAAAAGTTACAGGAAGAGCTTTGAGAATCTCACCCAAATGGAGCATTGAACTTGCGAGAGAGGTCAGAGGAAAGAAGCTCACCCAGGCTAAAAATTATCTTGATGATATAATAGAACAGAGGCGCTCTCTGCCTCTTAAGCGATTCAAGAAGGGTGTAGCCCATAGAAGTGACCTTGTTAAGGCAGATGCTGGAAGATATCCTAAAAAAGCTTCCCAGCACTTTCTTGAACTTCTCGAAAGTGCAGAAAAAAATGCAGAGTATAAGGGTATGGATGTGGATAAACTCTATGTAAAGCATATTATTGCCCAGAGAGGGCCGATAATAAGGGGCTTCAGGTCCAGGGCATATGGCAGGGCTTCACCAAGTAACACCCAGACAACTCATGTTCAGATAATACTGGAGGAAAGGTGA
- the rpsC gene encoding 30S ribosomal protein S3: MALEGKFIQDNLRKLEVKEYLLSELSRAGIGEIDIQRTPLGTRVILQARRPGIVIGKKGIAIRKLTTILRTRFGLQNPQVEVNELEIPELNPVVMAKQVADGLERGINFRRAAYTALRQIRESGARGVEITISGKLTGERSKTVKFMDGFLKHCGEPAIKFVRIGYAIAAPKPGVIGVKVKIMPPGVKLPDDIEIRDIKFEEEKDEVAMEREEVKEIIEEIIEQEAEAKEEDIAPSSGKGEEEQKVEEDKKEVE; encoded by the coding sequence ATGGCTCTTGAGGGGAAATTTATTCAGGATAATCTAAGAAAACTTGAGGTCAAGGAGTACCTTCTCAGCGAATTGAGCAGAGCTGGTATAGGTGAGATTGATATTCAGAGAACCCCACTGGGTACAAGGGTCATTCTACAGGCAAGAAGGCCAGGTATAGTGATAGGTAAAAAAGGCATTGCTATAAGAAAGCTCACAACAATACTCAGAACACGCTTTGGTCTGCAGAATCCTCAGGTAGAGGTGAATGAACTCGAAATTCCTGAACTCAACCCTGTAGTTATGGCAAAGCAGGTAGCTGATGGCCTCGAACGTGGAATAAACTTCAGGAGAGCTGCCTATACCGCTCTGAGGCAGATAAGAGAATCAGGTGCAAGGGGTGTCGAAATAACAATTTCCGGAAAGCTTACAGGTGAAAGGTCAAAAACAGTGAAGTTTATGGATGGTTTTCTAAAACACTGCGGCGAGCCAGCCATAAAATTCGTCAGAATTGGTTACGCTATTGCCGCTCCAAAGCCAGGAGTTATCGGTGTCAAGGTAAAGATAATGCCACCCGGTGTGAAGTTACCTGACGATATCGAAATAAGAGACATAAAATTTGAAGAGGAAAAAGATGAAGTGGCGATGGAGAGAGAAGAAGTAAAGGAAATCATAGAGGAAATCATAGAGCAGGAAGCTGAAGCTAAGGAAGAAGATATAGCCCCCAGCAGTGGTAAAGGAGAAGAAGAGCAGAAAGTAGAAGAAGATAAGAAGGAGGTGGAGTGA
- the rpmC gene encoding 50S ribosomal protein L29, with product MAILRADEIRELNYEEMEEKLKELHQELFSERSKKAAGGAPENPGRIQEIKRTIARIHTIMSEISRKGS from the coding sequence GTGGCCATTCTGAGAGCAGATGAAATCAGAGAACTTAATTATGAAGAGATGGAAGAAAAGCTGAAGGAATTACATCAGGAACTTTTCAGTGAGCGTTCTAAGAAGGCTGCAGGCGGTGCGCCGGAAAATCCTGGAAGGATTCAGGAGATAAAGCGTACCATAGCAAGAATCCATACAATAATGAGTGAAATCTCAAGGAAAGGAAGCTGA
- a CDS encoding ribonuclease P protein component 1, with translation MRTHNNIVKHELIGLTCTVVESGDSTIIGLTGTVVYETRNMLHIDVEGKLKKIPKEHSVFLFKIEDDEVKVEGRKILARPEDRIKR, from the coding sequence ATGAGAACACATAACAATATCGTGAAACACGAACTCATAGGTCTCACATGTACTGTTGTTGAGTCAGGTGATTCTACTATTATCGGGCTCACGGGTACTGTTGTATATGAGACAAGAAATATGCTTCATATTGATGTGGAAGGTAAGCTCAAGAAGATTCCGAAGGAGCACTCAGTATTTCTTTTCAAGATTGAGGATGATGAAGTTAAGGTTGAAGGCAGGAAAATACTTGCCAGGCCTGAGGATAGAATAAAGAGGTGA
- the rpsQ gene encoding 30S ribosomal protein S17, whose amino-acid sequence MRDIGVDVSKPEKGCSDDKCPFHGSLKVRGQIIKGVVVADKMKKSVVVEKNYLRYIKKYERYERRRSRIFAHNPECISAKAGDDVKIMECKPISKGKSFVVIEKGASS is encoded by the coding sequence ATGCGTGACATTGGAGTAGATGTATCAAAACCTGAAAAAGGATGCAGTGATGATAAATGCCCATTCCACGGTAGCCTCAAAGTTAGAGGTCAGATTATTAAAGGTGTTGTTGTTGCTGATAAGATGAAAAAAAGCGTTGTTGTAGAAAAGAACTATCTCAGATATATTAAAAAGTATGAACGTTATGAACGCAGGAGATCAAGAATATTTGCCCACAACCCTGAGTGTATCTCAGCTAAAGCTGGAGATGATGTAAAAATTATGGAATGCAAACCCATAAGCAAGGGCAAGAGCTTTGTTGTAATTGAAAAGGGGGCAAGTTCATGA
- the rplN gene encoding 50S ribosomal protein L14 — protein MRAIKAKVTRALPSGARLFVADNTGAKEIEVIQVMGLKGTRRRMPTAGVGDLIVASVKKGNPEMRKQVLNAVVIRQRKEYRRRDGTRICFEDNAAVITNEKGEPKGSEIKGAVAKEAVERWQQLASAASIIV, from the coding sequence ATGAGAGCCATTAAAGCAAAGGTTACAAGGGCTCTACCAAGTGGGGCGAGACTCTTTGTGGCTGATAATACAGGCGCCAAGGAGATAGAGGTTATTCAGGTAATGGGTTTGAAAGGCACCAGGCGAAGGATGCCAACAGCAGGCGTAGGCGACCTGATTGTGGCAAGTGTTAAGAAGGGTAATCCTGAGATGAGGAAGCAGGTGCTCAATGCTGTAGTGATTAGGCAGAGAAAGGAATACAGAAGAAGAGATGGCACAAGAATATGTTTTGAAGACAATGCTGCAGTAATAACCAATGAAAAGGGTGAGCCAAAGGGCTCTGAGATAAAAGGTGCAGTAGCCAAAGAGGCTGTTGAAAGATGGCAGCAGCTTGCCAGTGCTGCCAGTATAATTGTATAG
- a CDS encoding 50S ribosomal protein L24P, with protein sequence MVTKKPGKQRKAFFAASLHKKHRFLRAHMSKKLSEEYGIRNLPVRKEDTVRIMRGDNKGTEGVVQKVLLKKSRIYVAGVTIAKADGSDRFYPVHPSNVMITRLELKDEKRKKVLER encoded by the coding sequence ATGGTAACAAAAAAGCCAGGTAAGCAGAGAAAAGCCTTCTTTGCTGCTTCTCTGCACAAGAAACACAGGTTTCTTAGAGCTCATATGAGTAAAAAACTGAGTGAGGAATATGGCATCAGGAACCTCCCAGTGCGCAAAGAAGATACTGTGAGAATAATGAGAGGAGATAATAAAGGTACGGAAGGCGTTGTGCAGAAGGTACTCCTGAAGAAGAGCAGAATATATGTTGCAGGTGTAACCATTGCCAAAGCTGACGGCAGTGACCGTTTTTATCCAGTTCATCCATCCAATGTTATGATAACCAGGCTGGAGCTCAAAGATGAAAAAAGAAAAAAGGTACTTGAGAGGTAG
- a CDS encoding 30S ribosomal protein S4e, with translation MSRHAKRLMAPRTLQIPRKEHKFIVKPSPGPHNYETSVPLLIAIRDMLGLATNARETKKIIKSGKVLVDAKVRKDHKFPIGLMDILEIPEAEILKIVMINRKGKIVFEDISKDASRTKLYKIRNKTILRGGNLQLNLHDGTNLLIPVKDSRDPEEDIYGTRDTLVVSLANKEIEKHIKYNEGSLAYITGGSHRGEIARIKEIKKIRSTIPNEVVLEGNDGTAFETIEEYVFIIGEESPVLPEVVFP, from the coding sequence ATGAGCAGACACGCTAAAAGATTGATGGCACCAAGAACTCTACAGATCCCCAGGAAAGAGCATAAGTTCATAGTTAAGCCCTCTCCAGGGCCTCATAATTATGAAACATCAGTACCCCTTCTCATAGCTATACGTGATATGCTGGGTCTTGCTACAAACGCAAGAGAAACAAAAAAGATTATAAAGAGTGGAAAAGTTCTTGTGGATGCCAAAGTCAGGAAAGACCACAAATTCCCAATAGGTTTGATGGATATCCTTGAAATTCCAGAGGCTGAGATTCTAAAGATAGTTATGATAAACAGGAAGGGTAAGATTGTTTTTGAAGATATAAGCAAGGATGCATCCAGAACAAAACTCTATAAGATAAGAAACAAGACAATCCTCAGGGGTGGAAATCTTCAGCTCAATCTTCATGACGGAACAAACCTGTTAATCCCTGTGAAGGATTCAAGAGATCCGGAGGAAGATATCTATGGCACCAGGGATACCCTTGTTGTCAGTCTGGCTAATAAGGAGATTGAAAAACATATAAAATATAATGAGGGCAGTCTTGCCTATATCACAGGTGGCTCCCATAGAGGTGAGATAGCCAGAATTAAGGAGATAAAGAAGATAAGAAGCACAATACCCAATGAGGTTGTCCTTGAAGGAAATGATGGCACAGCTTTCGAGACCATAGAGGAATATGTTTTTATTATAGGTGAAGAAAGCCCTGTTCTGCCTGAGGTGGTGTTTCCATGA
- the rplE gene encoding 50S ribosomal protein L5, with the protein MNTMRNLKIAAVTVNMGVGEGGKRLATAEKLMEQLTGQKPVRRMATKAIQPFGIRTGLPIACKVTLRNEKAMDFLKRALEAKDRRIKSSNFDQLGNFSFGIREHIDIPKVKYDPNVGIFGMDVNISIERPGYRVKKRTLNRAKIGKRHLVSKDDAIEFIKKEFNVVVED; encoded by the coding sequence ATGAACACAATGAGAAACTTGAAGATTGCCGCTGTTACAGTAAATATGGGCGTGGGTGAAGGTGGAAAAAGACTGGCAACAGCAGAGAAGCTTATGGAGCAGCTTACAGGGCAGAAACCTGTACGCAGAATGGCAACAAAAGCGATTCAACCCTTTGGAATAAGAACGGGTTTACCTATAGCATGTAAGGTGACTCTCAGAAATGAAAAGGCTATGGATTTTCTGAAGCGAGCCCTTGAGGCAAAGGACAGAAGAATTAAATCCAGCAACTTCGACCAATTGGGAAACTTCTCCTTTGGCATAAGAGAACACATAGATATCCCTAAAGTAAAGTATGACCCAAATGTTGGCATCTTTGGAATGGATGTAAATATTTCTATAGAGAGGCCAGGTTATAGAGTGAAGAAAAGAACACTGAACAGGGCAAAAATAGGAAAAAGGCACCTTGTAAGTAAAGATGATGCCATAGAATTCATCAAAAAAGAGTTTAATGTCGTGGTGGAGGATTGA